In Streptomyces sp. NBC_01551, one DNA window encodes the following:
- a CDS encoding NtaA/DmoA family FMN-dependent monooxygenase (This protein belongs to a clade of FMN-dependent monooxygenases, within a broader family of flavin-dependent oxidoreductases, the luciferase-like monooxygenase (LMM) family, some of whose members use coenzyme F420 rather than FMN.), whose amino-acid sequence MSKPLKQIHLAAHFPGVNNTTVWSDPAAGSHIEFASFAHFAATAERAKFDFLFLAEGLRLREQGGRIHDLDVVGRPDTFTVLAALAAVTEHLGLTGTISSTFNEPYEVARQFATLDHLSDGRAAWNVVTSWDAFTGENFRRGGFLPREERYARAREFLATAHELFDSWDGGEILADQASGVFLRDAGAGAFAHRGPHFDIAGHFNVPRSPQGRPVIFQAGDSEEGREFAAADADAVFSRYATLEAGRAFYADVKGRLARYGRTPDQLKILPAATFVLGDTDAEARELAHEVRLKQVSGATAIKYLEHVWNRDLSGYDPDGPLPDIDPDPGENTIALGRASVRQFRDPFAVARQWRELAAAGNLSIRELVIETTGRQTFVGSPATVAESIDHLVQADAADGFILVPHLTPGGLDAFADTVVPLLQERGVFRRAYTGRTLRDHLGLAAAARPVAHSHR is encoded by the coding sequence ATGAGCAAGCCGCTCAAACAAATTCACCTCGCGGCGCACTTCCCCGGGGTCAACAACACCACCGTGTGGAGCGACCCGGCCGCCGGCAGCCACATCGAGTTCGCCTCGTTCGCCCACTTCGCGGCGACAGCCGAGCGGGCCAAGTTCGACTTCCTCTTCCTCGCCGAGGGCCTGCGCCTGCGCGAACAGGGTGGGCGGATCCACGACTTGGACGTGGTGGGCCGGCCCGACACCTTCACCGTGCTGGCCGCGCTCGCCGCCGTCACCGAACACCTCGGGCTGACCGGCACGATCAGCTCCACCTTCAACGAGCCCTACGAGGTGGCCCGCCAGTTCGCCACCCTCGACCACCTCTCGGACGGCCGCGCCGCCTGGAACGTGGTCACCTCCTGGGACGCCTTCACCGGCGAGAACTTCCGGCGCGGCGGCTTCCTGCCGCGCGAGGAGCGGTACGCGCGGGCCCGGGAGTTCCTGGCCACCGCGCACGAGCTCTTCGACTCCTGGGACGGCGGGGAGATCCTGGCCGACCAGGCGTCGGGCGTGTTCCTGCGGGACGCGGGCGCGGGCGCCTTCGCGCACCGGGGCCCGCACTTCGACATCGCCGGCCACTTCAACGTGCCCCGCAGCCCCCAGGGCCGCCCGGTGATCTTCCAAGCGGGCGATTCCGAGGAGGGCCGGGAGTTCGCCGCGGCCGACGCCGACGCCGTCTTCAGCAGGTACGCCACCCTGGAGGCCGGCCGGGCCTTCTACGCCGACGTCAAGGGCCGGCTCGCCCGGTACGGCCGCACCCCGGACCAGCTGAAGATCCTGCCGGCGGCCACCTTCGTACTCGGTGACACGGACGCCGAGGCGCGGGAGCTGGCCCACGAGGTGCGGCTGAAGCAGGTCAGCGGGGCCACCGCGATCAAGTACCTGGAGCACGTCTGGAACCGGGACCTGTCCGGCTACGACCCGGACGGCCCGCTGCCGGACATCGACCCCGACCCCGGGGAGAACACGATCGCCCTCGGGCGGGCCAGCGTGCGCCAGTTCCGCGACCCGTTCGCGGTGGCCCGGCAGTGGCGGGAGCTGGCCGCCGCCGGGAACCTGTCCATCCGGGAGCTGGTGATCGAGACCACCGGCCGGCAGACCTTCGTCGGCTCCCCCGCCACCGTCGCGGAGTCGATCGACCACCTCGTCCAGGCGGACGCCGCCGACGGGTTCATCCTCGTCCCGCACCTCACGCCCGGCGGGCTCGACGCCTTCGCGGACACCGTCGTCCCGCTGCTCCAGGAGCGCGGCGTCTTCCGCCGCGCATACACGGGGCGCACACTGCGCGACCACCTCGGGCTGGCGGCCGCGGCCCGGCCCGTCGCCCACTCCCACCGCTGA
- a CDS encoding LLM class flavin-dependent oxidoreductase gives MPGTPLGVLDLVPISSGSTAADALRGSIDLARQAERLGYARYWVAEHHLNPGVAGSSPAVVLALTASATSTIRIGSGAVQLGHRTALSAVEEFGLIDALHPGRLDLGLGRSAGRPPQRTGPPPRERPAPEGGYTTDNGLRIPPPFSFSHLLGHPRVVLQQQLLNLPGARPQDYAEQVGDVLALLRGEYRSAQGVAARAVPGEGADVQVWVLGSSGGVSAQTAGENGLRFAANYHVSPASVLEAARGYRAAFKPSAGLDRPYLTVSADVVVAPDDATARELAAGYAPWVHSIRTAQGAIPFPTPAEARALTGSWTAADHALVADRVETQFVGSPGTVADHLERLRDATGADELLITTITHDHADRVRSYRLLAEEWARRQ, from the coding sequence ATGCCCGGAACACCGCTCGGGGTCCTGGACCTCGTACCGATCTCGTCCGGTTCCACCGCCGCCGACGCCCTGCGGGGCAGCATCGACCTCGCCCGCCAGGCGGAACGGCTCGGCTACGCCCGCTACTGGGTCGCCGAGCACCACCTGAACCCGGGTGTGGCCGGGAGCTCCCCGGCCGTCGTGCTGGCGCTGACCGCCTCGGCCACCTCGACGATCCGGATCGGCTCCGGCGCCGTCCAGCTGGGCCACCGGACCGCGCTGTCCGCGGTGGAGGAGTTCGGGCTGATCGACGCCCTGCACCCGGGGCGGCTCGATCTGGGCCTGGGCCGCTCGGCGGGCCGCCCGCCGCAGCGCACCGGGCCGCCGCCGCGGGAGCGGCCCGCGCCCGAGGGCGGGTACACGACGGACAACGGCCTGCGCATCCCGCCGCCGTTCTCCTTCTCCCACCTGCTCGGGCATCCCCGGGTCGTCCTCCAGCAGCAGTTGCTGAACCTGCCCGGGGCCCGGCCACAGGACTACGCCGAGCAGGTGGGCGACGTACTGGCCCTGCTGCGCGGGGAGTACCGGTCGGCGCAGGGGGTGGCGGCGCGGGCCGTCCCCGGCGAGGGGGCCGACGTACAGGTGTGGGTCCTGGGCAGCAGCGGCGGGGTGAGCGCGCAGACGGCCGGGGAGAACGGGCTGCGGTTCGCGGCGAACTACCACGTGAGCCCGGCGAGCGTGCTGGAGGCGGCGCGGGGCTACCGGGCGGCGTTCAAACCGTCCGCCGGGCTGGACCGGCCGTACCTGACGGTCTCCGCCGACGTGGTGGTGGCCCCCGACGACGCGACGGCGCGGGAGCTGGCCGCCGGGTACGCGCCGTGGGTGCACAGCATCCGTACGGCGCAGGGCGCGATCCCGTTCCCCACGCCGGCCGAGGCTCGCGCGCTGACCGGGTCGTGGACGGCGGCGGACCACGCGCTGGTCGCGGACCGGGTGGAGACGCAGTTCGTCGGCTCGCCGGGGACGGTGGCCGACCATCTGGAGCGGCTGCGGGACGCCACCGGGGCCGACGAGCTGCTGATCACGACGATCACGCACGACCACGCCGACCGGGTCCGCTCGTACCGGCTGCTGGCGGAGGAGTGGGCCCGCCGGCAGTGA
- a CDS encoding WhiB family transcriptional regulator has protein sequence MTDVSRLPGPAAHHWQWQLRAACRDLGPGPFFHPAGERGEDREERDEAAKRVCAGCPVRARCLEHALRTRESFGVWGGLTEEERRPLLVPAARPVPAGRR, from the coding sequence ATGACCGACGTCTCCCGCCTGCCCGGACCCGCCGCGCACCACTGGCAGTGGCAACTGCGCGCGGCCTGCCGGGACCTGGGGCCGGGACCGTTCTTCCATCCCGCCGGCGAGCGGGGCGAGGACCGGGAGGAACGGGACGAGGCCGCGAAGCGGGTCTGCGCCGGCTGCCCGGTGCGGGCGCGATGCCTGGAGCACGCGCTGCGCACCCGCGAGTCGTTCGGCGTCTGGGGCGGGCTGACCGAGGAGGAACGCCGCCCGCTCCTCGTCCCGGCCGCCCGCCCCGTGCCGGCGGGCCGGCGCTAG
- a CDS encoding Lrp/AsnC family transcriptional regulator, protein MRLNDLDERIVHALAEDARRSYADIGSEVGLSAPAVKRRVDRLRAEGAITGFTVRVDPAAMGWETEGFIEIYCRHNTSPDDIRRGLERYPEVVSASTVTGDADALVQIFASDMRHFERVLERIAGEPFVERTKSVLVLSPLLRRFTSGAPA, encoded by the coding sequence GTGCGACTGAACGATCTCGACGAACGCATCGTGCACGCCCTCGCCGAGGATGCCCGCCGCTCCTACGCGGACATCGGCTCCGAGGTCGGGCTCTCGGCCCCCGCCGTGAAGCGACGCGTGGACCGGCTGCGGGCCGAGGGAGCCATCACCGGTTTCACCGTGCGCGTCGACCCCGCCGCGATGGGCTGGGAGACCGAGGGCTTCATCGAGATCTACTGTCGCCACAACACCTCGCCGGACGACATCCGGCGGGGGTTGGAGCGGTACCCCGAGGTGGTGTCCGCGTCGACCGTCACCGGCGACGCGGACGCCCTCGTCCAGATCTTCGCCTCCGACATGAGGCACTTCGAGCGGGTCCTGGAACGGATCGCCGGCGAGCCCTTCGTGGAGCGCACCAAGTCGGTCCTGGTCCTCTCGCCGCTCCTGCGCCGCTTCACCTCCGGCGCCCCCGCGTAG
- a CDS encoding amino acid permease has translation MLETGQAPPLSAEPRKPVNPLLRRKPVEQMVAEGGQGEGGSLRRSLTMWQLTMISIGATLGTGIFVVLGTATPKAGPAVTISFILAGLTALFSALSYAELAGSVPVSGSSYSYAYATMGELIAWICGWCLVLEYAVSVAAVAVGWGQYLNELLDGTIGITVPEAVSAPLGEGGFINLPALVVVLLSMVFLMRGAKESATVNSIMVAVKIVTLLLFIGIGVMGIKAGNYTPLAPLGVTGISAAASTLFFSYIGFDAASTAGEEAKNPKKDLPRAIMLSLAIVTALYVLVAFVAVGAMPWQDFEGTEAALAQIMTDVTGNSVWGVVLAAGAVIAIFSVVFAVLYGQTRILFAMSRDGLVPKVFAKVDEKTGAPRTNVVIVSLFCGVLAAFIPLGKLADATSIGTLFAFGLVNVAVIILRRTRPDMPRTFKVALFPVTPILGAIACGYMMFELDSATWMVFGGWMIVGLVFYFLYGVRRSRLATAEVATAEK, from the coding sequence GTGCTCGAAACCGGCCAGGCGCCACCGCTCTCCGCCGAGCCCCGCAAGCCTGTGAACCCTTTGCTGCGCCGCAAGCCGGTCGAGCAGATGGTCGCCGAGGGCGGCCAGGGTGAGGGCGGCTCGCTGCGCCGCTCGCTCACCATGTGGCAGCTGACGATGATCAGCATCGGCGCCACCCTGGGCACCGGAATCTTCGTCGTCCTCGGCACCGCCACCCCCAAGGCCGGCCCCGCCGTGACGATCTCCTTCATCCTCGCGGGCCTGACCGCCCTGTTCTCGGCCCTCTCCTACGCCGAGCTGGCCGGCTCCGTCCCGGTCTCCGGCTCCTCGTACTCGTACGCGTACGCCACCATGGGCGAGCTCATCGCCTGGATCTGCGGCTGGTGCCTGGTCCTGGAGTACGCCGTCTCCGTCGCGGCCGTCGCCGTCGGCTGGGGCCAGTACCTCAACGAGCTCCTCGACGGCACCATAGGCATCACCGTCCCCGAGGCGGTCTCCGCGCCGCTGGGCGAGGGCGGGTTCATCAACCTGCCGGCCCTGGTCGTCGTCCTGCTCTCCATGGTCTTCCTGATGCGCGGCGCCAAGGAGAGCGCCACGGTCAACTCGATCATGGTCGCGGTGAAGATCGTCACCCTGCTGCTCTTCATCGGCATCGGTGTCATGGGCATCAAGGCCGGCAACTACACCCCGCTGGCCCCGCTGGGCGTCACCGGCATCAGCGCCGCCGCCTCCACCCTCTTCTTCTCCTACATCGGCTTCGACGCCGCCTCCACCGCCGGTGAGGAAGCCAAGAACCCGAAGAAGGACCTGCCGCGCGCGATCATGCTCTCGCTGGCGATCGTCACCGCCCTCTACGTGCTCGTCGCCTTCGTCGCCGTCGGCGCCATGCCGTGGCAGGACTTCGAGGGCACCGAGGCCGCGCTCGCCCAGATCATGACCGACGTCACCGGCAACAGCGTCTGGGGCGTCGTTCTCGCCGCCGGCGCCGTCATCGCGATCTTCTCCGTCGTCTTCGCCGTCCTTTACGGCCAGACCCGCATCCTCTTCGCGATGTCCCGCGACGGCCTGGTCCCCAAGGTCTTCGCCAAGGTCGACGAGAAGACCGGCGCCCCGCGCACCAACGTCGTGATCGTCTCCCTGTTCTGCGGCGTCCTCGCGGCCTTCATCCCGCTGGGCAAGCTCGCCGACGCCACCAGCATCGGCACCCTGTTCGCCTTCGGCCTCGTCAACGTCGCCGTCATCATCCTGCGCAGGACCCGCCCGGACATGCCGCGCACCTTCAAGGTGGCACTCTTCCCGGTGACTCCGATCCTGGGCGCCATCGCCTGCGGCTACATGATGTTCGAGCTCGATTCGGCCACGTGGATGGTCTTCGGTGGCTGGATGATCGTGGGCCTCGTGTTCTACTTCCTGTACGGCGTCCGCCGCTCCCGACTGGCCACGGCAGAGGTGGCCACAGCAGAAAAGTGA
- a CDS encoding GDSL-type esterase/lipase family protein — protein sequence MRGIAWLDRGRPVRADPADTMRLPWDTGERATLPIGVRLEFTTETARALEIRYRATVPGPTDALRDLAHGFALWNRHGRLTEVYTEPAAEAVVRIELPSQRGPFTVHPPENQGPLILGLRGIGGPVAPAPAAPRWVVHGDSITEGWWSTRPAHGWPAVTGRALGWDTVNLGYAGAARGELATAEQLAGLPADVLTLAFGTNCWSRVPHSAPLLYETTRAFLDLLRQGHPRTPVLLVSPVLRPDAERTPNKLGATLGALRDAMERAARDRIAAGDSYLALLPGRDLLGPEHLADGLHPNDSGHQVLGLAVVTALRRAGFDGV from the coding sequence CTGCGCGGGATCGCCTGGCTCGACCGCGGGCGCCCCGTGCGCGCGGACCCGGCCGACACCATGCGGCTGCCCTGGGACACCGGCGAGCGGGCCACCCTGCCGATCGGCGTCCGCCTGGAGTTCACCACCGAGACGGCCCGCGCCCTGGAGATCCGCTACCGGGCCACCGTGCCCGGCCCCACCGACGCGCTGCGCGACCTCGCGCACGGCTTCGCCCTGTGGAACCGGCACGGCCGGCTCACCGAGGTGTACACCGAACCGGCCGCCGAGGCCGTCGTCCGCATCGAACTCCCGTCACAGCGCGGCCCGTTCACCGTCCACCCGCCCGAGAACCAGGGCCCCTTGATCCTCGGCCTGCGCGGCATCGGCGGCCCCGTCGCCCCGGCCCCGGCCGCCCCGCGCTGGGTGGTGCACGGGGACTCCATCACCGAGGGCTGGTGGTCCACCCGACCCGCCCACGGCTGGCCCGCCGTCACCGGCCGGGCGCTCGGCTGGGACACCGTCAACCTCGGCTACGCGGGCGCCGCGCGCGGGGAGCTCGCCACCGCCGAGCAGCTCGCCGGACTCCCCGCCGACGTCCTCACGCTCGCCTTCGGCACCAACTGCTGGTCCCGCGTGCCCCATTCGGCCCCCCTGCTGTACGAGACCACGCGCGCGTTCCTCGACCTGCTGCGCCAGGGTCACCCCCGGACCCCGGTGCTGCTCGTCTCGCCCGTGCTGCGCCCGGACGCCGAACGGACCCCCAACAAGCTCGGCGCCACCCTGGGCGCGCTGCGCGACGCCATGGAGCGCGCCGCCCGCGACCGGATCGCCGCCGGGGACTCGTACCTCGCCCTGCTCCCGGGGCGTGACCTGCTGGGTCCCGAGCACCTGGCGGACGGGCTGCACCCCAACGACTCCGGACACCAGGTCCTCGGCCTCGCTGTGGTCACGGCCCTGCGCCGGGCCGGGTTCGACGGCGTGTGA
- a CDS encoding SCO0930 family lipoprotein, with amino-acid sequence MGIKRGTTLAAVAVVVALTATACGGDDTKAADAAQPVAAASSQSKAGEYGDANAAGNAANAAAKTGAGQLAIADNEKVGSFLADSEGRTLYRFDKDTAKPPKSNCEGDCEKTWPVVAAGDVTAAAGMDASLLGEVVRSDGTKQLTVAGWPAYRYAKDEKAGDVNGQGVGGVWFALAPDGKKAAKAAAPAAPEAPAKGQEGALTVAKDPKLGDHVVDGKGMTVYRFKPDTAWPMVSKCTGDCLAKWPVVAPQDKGEGIIEKNYLVLDRPDGKKQQTVNCWPVYTFTGDKKPGDVNGQGVGGTWYAVAPDGKLITAK; translated from the coding sequence ATGGGCATCAAGCGCGGAACCACCCTGGCGGCCGTGGCAGTTGTCGTCGCCCTCACGGCGACGGCCTGCGGCGGGGACGACACCAAGGCGGCGGACGCCGCACAGCCCGTCGCGGCCGCCTCCTCGCAGTCGAAGGCGGGCGAGTACGGCGACGCGAACGCGGCGGGCAACGCCGCCAACGCCGCCGCCAAGACCGGCGCCGGGCAGCTGGCGATCGCCGACAACGAGAAGGTCGGATCCTTCCTCGCCGACAGCGAGGGGCGCACCCTCTACCGCTTCGACAAGGACACCGCGAAGCCCCCGAAGTCGAACTGCGAGGGCGACTGCGAGAAGACCTGGCCCGTGGTCGCGGCCGGCGACGTCACCGCCGCCGCAGGCATGGACGCGTCGCTGCTCGGCGAGGTCGTCCGCAGCGACGGCACCAAGCAGCTGACGGTGGCCGGCTGGCCCGCGTACCGCTACGCCAAGGACGAGAAGGCCGGCGACGTGAACGGCCAGGGCGTCGGCGGCGTCTGGTTCGCGCTCGCGCCCGACGGCAAGAAGGCCGCGAAGGCGGCCGCCCCGGCTGCCCCGGAGGCTCCCGCCAAGGGCCAGGAGGGCGCCCTGACCGTCGCCAAGGACCCGAAGCTCGGCGACCACGTCGTCGACGGCAAGGGCATGACCGTCTACCGCTTCAAGCCGGACACCGCCTGGCCGATGGTCTCCAAGTGCACCGGCGACTGCCTGGCCAAGTGGCCCGTGGTGGCCCCGCAGGACAAGGGCGAGGGCATCATCGAGAAGAACTACCTGGTGCTCGACCGCCCGGACGGCAAGAAGCAGCAGACGGTCAACTGCTGGCCCGTCTACACCTTCACCGGTGACAAGAAGCCCGGCGACGTCAACGGCCAGGGTGTCGGCGGCACCTGGTACGCCGTCGCCCCCGACGGCAAGCTCATCACCGCCAAGTAG
- a CDS encoding LytTR family DNA-binding domain-containing protein — MLRVLAVDDEKPLLEELLYLLRSDPRVHTAEGASDATEALRRITRALESGPDGADGIDVVFLDIHMAGLTGLDIARLLAGFARPPLIVFVTAHEGFAVQAFDLKAVDYVLKPVRPERLAEAVRRACVQLGGPAEAPAAAAGPPPAVRSRPAPAAPPLPAQPAPQLPRPVPEVTVADRTADQIAVELGGVTRFVAIADIAYVEAQGDYARLHTDEGSHLVRIPLSTLEQRWAARGFVRIHRRHLVALGRIDELRLDAGTTSVRVGAAELQVSRRHARELRDLLMRHATG; from the coding sequence ATGCTGCGCGTACTGGCCGTCGACGACGAGAAGCCGCTCCTCGAGGAGCTCCTCTACCTGCTGCGCTCCGATCCCCGGGTGCACACCGCCGAGGGGGCCTCGGACGCCACCGAGGCACTGCGCCGGATCACCCGCGCGCTGGAGAGCGGCCCCGACGGGGCCGACGGCATCGACGTGGTCTTCCTCGACATCCACATGGCGGGGCTGACCGGACTGGACATCGCCCGGCTGCTGGCCGGGTTCGCGCGGCCGCCGCTGATCGTGTTCGTCACCGCCCACGAGGGTTTCGCCGTCCAGGCCTTCGACCTCAAGGCCGTGGACTACGTACTCAAACCGGTCCGCCCGGAGCGGCTGGCCGAGGCCGTCCGGCGGGCCTGCGTACAGCTGGGCGGGCCCGCCGAGGCGCCCGCCGCCGCGGCCGGGCCGCCGCCCGCGGTACGGAGCCGGCCGGCGCCGGCCGCACCGCCGCTACCGGCGCAGCCGGCGCCGCAGCTGCCCCGCCCCGTCCCCGAGGTCACCGTCGCCGACCGGACCGCCGACCAGATCGCCGTCGAACTCGGTGGGGTCACCCGGTTCGTGGCGATCGCCGACATCGCGTACGTGGAGGCCCAGGGCGACTACGCCCGCCTGCACACCGACGAGGGCAGCCACCTGGTCCGGATCCCGCTGTCCACGCTGGAGCAGCGCTGGGCGGCGCGCGGGTTCGTCCGGATCCACCGGCGCCACCTGGTGGCGCTGGGGCGGATCGACGAGCTGCGACTGGACGCGGGCACCACCAGCGTCCGGGTCGGGGCGGCGGAGCTCCAGGTCAGCCGCCGCCACGCGCGCGAGCTTCGGGACCTGCTGATGCGGCACGCCACGGGCTGA